In a genomic window of Methanosarcina horonobensis HB-1 = JCM 15518:
- a CDS encoding ABC transporter permease, with protein sequence MKYFLKRAGFMILTLFAACALTFFLMNVIPGGTAELIIKHTFVGLEESVTEEQINQVSSRYNLDDPLYLQFFMWVKEAVLRGDIGTSYVFKKPVLYLLTLRLPATVQLAGASMGLSVVAGVSLGIYSALRENRISDHVLRVITLFGVSMPGFWVALLLILVFSLKLKLVPVSGYGNLENLFLPAAALSLHSAAAIMRVTRTSMLETLGQEYIRFAKAKGLPVWKIMSRHALKNAMLPVITVIGFQMGSLLGGAVVIEKIFAWPGIGSLLVDSISARDLPMVQGCVLAIVTMFLLVHFLVDMLYTHLDPRIRYG encoded by the coding sequence ATGAAATATTTCTTGAAAAGGGCAGGTTTCATGATACTTACGCTTTTTGCAGCCTGTGCTCTGACCTTTTTCCTGATGAACGTGATTCCTGGGGGCACGGCTGAGCTGATCATCAAGCATACCTTCGTGGGGCTGGAGGAGAGCGTAACCGAAGAACAGATTAACCAGGTCTCAAGCCGGTACAACCTTGATGACCCTCTTTATCTGCAATTCTTCATGTGGGTAAAAGAAGCCGTATTGAGAGGAGACATTGGAACTTCCTATGTCTTTAAGAAACCGGTCCTTTACCTCCTAACTTTGCGTCTGCCGGCAACGGTCCAGCTTGCAGGGGCAAGTATGGGGCTTTCAGTGGTTGCGGGAGTAAGCCTGGGAATTTATTCTGCCCTCCGGGAAAACCGGATTTCGGACCACGTCCTCAGGGTTATAACGCTTTTTGGAGTTTCGATGCCCGGTTTCTGGGTAGCCCTGCTCCTTATCCTGGTATTTTCCCTGAAACTGAAACTTGTTCCTGTATCAGGGTACGGGAACCTGGAAAACCTGTTTTTGCCCGCAGCAGCCCTTTCCCTCCATTCCGCTGCTGCGATTATGAGAGTCACCAGGACAAGCATGCTTGAAACTCTGGGACAGGAGTATATCAGGTTTGCAAAAGCCAAAGGGCTGCCTGTATGGAAAATCATGAGCCGGCACGCCCTTAAAAATGCCATGCTCCCTGTCATCACGGTGATCGGTTTTCAGATGGGAAGCCTGCTTGGGGGAGCGGTTGTAATTGAAAAAATCTTTGCCTGGCCGGGAATAGGAAGCCTGCTTGTTGACTCGATTTCTGCCAGGGACCTGCCCATGGTGCAGGGCTGTGTGCTTGCCATTGTTACGATGTTTCTCCTTGTGCATTTCCTTGTGGATATGCTCTATACGCATCTTGACCCACGGATAAGGTACGGCTGA
- a CDS encoding ABC transporter substrate-binding protein yields the protein MKNKSSPLLILLIILLTCAILVTSGCSSTKESEAKEAISGLEVTSGSEAASQPEGGSEADSEASTLVLGEMWEIDSVDTINGGAGTLICEKAAVTETLVGANEDFSLKPGLATSWEQLDENTWEFRLRDNVVFHDGSRMTAEEVKFTLEKVIEANSKVASMLKVDTIEAVDNYTLKIKTTEINPILPGILHYPDTAIISPSSFDAAGEFVKPVGTGPYKFESFDERTRVLTVVKNENWWGGEVGLDRMVLRGIPDPNTRAMAIENGEVDFTVDVPYSETDRIDAIDGINVEKYRTPRVYKLDINLKHEPLEDVRVRQAMSYAIDRYGIVEHVLYNVGEAAAGPFLPTMVWANQSLSPYTRDLEKADELLTAAGWVDTDGDGIRDRDGKTLKLNLMTYSARPGLPPMAEAMAAQLKEAGIDVETEVMEMGSIDDRREKGNWDLYLAAYNIAMVPDPEYILTNWYITDGPDNGPGYSNPEVDALIKEARQITDLGERYKKFNDVEAIVYEEQPMIIVAYYGCAIVKKDYVKGYVFDPTAHDYRINAEMYLEK from the coding sequence CGGGTGCAGCAGTACAAAAGAAAGCGAAGCAAAAGAAGCGATCTCCGGGCTGGAAGTAACCTCAGGATCAGAGGCTGCCTCTCAGCCGGAAGGAGGCTCTGAAGCTGACTCTGAAGCTAGCACACTTGTACTTGGAGAGATGTGGGAAATAGACTCTGTCGATACTATTAATGGAGGTGCCGGCACCCTGATCTGTGAGAAGGCCGCAGTGACAGAAACCCTTGTTGGCGCAAATGAAGACTTCTCCCTGAAACCCGGACTTGCAACCTCCTGGGAGCAACTTGATGAAAATACCTGGGAGTTCAGGCTAAGAGATAACGTTGTCTTCCATGATGGGAGCAGGATGACTGCAGAAGAAGTAAAGTTCACGCTGGAAAAAGTCATTGAAGCAAACTCGAAAGTCGCTTCCATGCTCAAGGTCGATACTATCGAGGCAGTCGACAATTATACCCTCAAAATCAAAACCACGGAAATCAACCCAATCCTTCCCGGAATCCTCCATTACCCGGATACTGCCATAATAAGCCCTTCTTCTTTTGACGCAGCCGGAGAGTTCGTAAAGCCTGTTGGGACAGGGCCGTATAAATTTGAATCTTTTGATGAGCGGACCAGGGTCCTGACAGTCGTTAAAAATGAAAACTGGTGGGGAGGAGAAGTCGGGCTTGACAGGATGGTCCTTAGAGGGATACCTGATCCGAACACAAGAGCAATGGCAATCGAAAATGGAGAGGTAGACTTTACAGTCGATGTGCCTTACAGTGAAACGGATAGAATTGACGCTATAGATGGTATTAATGTAGAGAAGTACAGGACTCCAAGGGTTTACAAACTCGATATAAACCTGAAACATGAGCCTCTTGAAGACGTCAGGGTCAGGCAGGCGATGTCCTATGCCATTGATAGGTATGGAATCGTGGAACATGTACTCTACAACGTAGGAGAAGCTGCTGCAGGTCCCTTCCTTCCAACAATGGTCTGGGCAAATCAGAGCCTGAGCCCTTACACCAGGGACCTGGAAAAAGCCGATGAACTCCTGACAGCCGCAGGCTGGGTAGACACCGACGGGGACGGGATAAGGGATAGAGACGGAAAAACCCTCAAGCTCAACCTGATGACCTATTCCGCAAGACCAGGCCTCCCTCCAATGGCTGAAGCCATGGCTGCCCAGTTAAAGGAGGCAGGTATAGATGTAGAGACAGAGGTAATGGAAATGGGGTCAATTGATGACAGAAGGGAAAAAGGCAACTGGGACCTTTACCTTGCCGCTTACAACATTGCAATGGTTCCAGACCCCGAATATATTCTCACAAACTGGTACATAACGGATGGGCCTGACAACGGACCCGGGTACTCCAATCCGGAAGTAGACGCCCTGATAAAGGAAGCCAGACAGATCACTGACCTGGGAGAGCGTTATAAAAAATTCAATGATGTAGAAGCTATTGTGTATGAAGAACAGCCAATGATCATTGTGGCTTACTACGGCTGCGCAATTGTAAAGAAGGACTATGTAAAAGGCTATGTTTTCGACCCGACAGCGCACGACTATCGCATAAATGCAGAGATGTATCTCGAGAAATAA
- a CDS encoding class I SAM-dependent methyltransferase, whose product MTIQENQIKQNIARVWDISSETYDSHEGHGIQSETEKEAWKNVFKSLLPPGRLKVLDVGCGTCEIGLLFAEMGHHVTGLDLSEKMLAKAREKASRRGFDSTFKKGDAEAPPFEAETFDIIVNRHLLWTLPHPDTAVRNWKKMLREGGKLIVVDGVWNDGSLETNARRLVSDCCTLLVERRNPRKGHYSREIDSELPNRHGVPPEKMLEYFRAAGFKSIKDLDLKEIMELQKKEMPFRKRIAYNYNYHLICGEK is encoded by the coding sequence ATGACCATTCAGGAAAACCAGATCAAACAAAATATTGCTCGCGTATGGGACATCTCGTCCGAGACCTACGACAGCCATGAAGGACATGGGATCCAGAGTGAAACCGAAAAGGAAGCCTGGAAAAATGTTTTTAAAAGCCTGCTCCCTCCAGGCAGGCTGAAGGTACTTGACGTCGGCTGCGGGACCTGCGAAATCGGGTTGCTGTTTGCTGAAATGGGGCACCATGTTACAGGCCTTGACCTTTCGGAAAAGATGCTTGCAAAAGCCAGGGAAAAAGCTTCCAGAAGAGGATTTGACAGTACTTTCAAAAAAGGGGATGCCGAAGCTCCTCCTTTTGAGGCAGAGACATTCGACATCATTGTCAATCGCCACCTGCTCTGGACCCTTCCGCACCCCGACACCGCGGTCCGGAACTGGAAAAAGATGCTCAGGGAAGGAGGAAAGCTTATTGTTGTTGATGGAGTCTGGAATGATGGTTCACTGGAAACAAATGCAAGGAGGCTTGTAAGTGATTGTTGCACCTTACTTGTTGAGAGAAGGAACCCCAGAAAAGGACATTACTCCAGAGAGATAGACAGCGAACTTCCCAACCGGCACGGGGTCCCACCTGAAAAGATGCTTGAATATTTCAGGGCTGCCGGATTCAAAAGTATAAAGGATCTGGATCTGAAAGAAATCATGGAACTTCAGAAAAAGGAGATGCCTTTCCGGAAGCGGATAGCTTATAATTACAATTATCATTTGATCTGCGGAGAAAAATAA
- a CDS encoding ABC transporter permease → MDNAFADRLRKKSFLLLDAYGSEFVKRVFQRKDMLFALAALLVFIGIALFAPLISPYDPNAIDLKNKNLSPSGEHLLGTDYLGRDLFSRILIGAWTSLSIASGVVLTSLFLGTAAGCAAGYYGGFADESISRIIDIFLSFPGIIFALTIMGVLGSGVFNLMLALSIVHWAKYARMMRGQVLSVKKQEFILSAITGGAGDFHIIRKHIVPNTIAPLLVLATIDFGHVILSIATLSFLGIGLPADVPEWGAMLSAGKEFMRTAPYQTVFPGLAITVIVVIFSILGDGMRDILDPNREGGEIYS, encoded by the coding sequence ATGGATAATGCATTTGCTGATAGGTTAAGAAAAAAAAGCTTTTTGCTGCTGGACGCTTACGGAAGCGAATTTGTAAAAAGAGTATTTCAAAGAAAAGATATGCTTTTTGCACTGGCAGCACTTCTGGTTTTTATCGGGATTGCCCTTTTTGCTCCCCTGATTTCTCCTTACGACCCCAATGCCATTGACCTGAAGAATAAGAACCTGAGCCCGTCAGGAGAGCATCTCCTGGGTACTGATTATCTCGGGAGGGACCTTTTTAGCAGGATCTTAATTGGAGCCTGGACTTCTCTTTCCATTGCCTCGGGGGTTGTGCTTACTTCCCTGTTTCTGGGAACTGCCGCGGGATGTGCAGCAGGCTATTATGGAGGGTTTGCGGACGAAAGTATCTCAAGGATTATAGACATTTTTCTCTCTTTTCCTGGCATCATCTTTGCCCTCACCATTATGGGGGTACTTGGGAGCGGGGTTTTCAACCTGATGCTTGCCCTTTCTATTGTCCACTGGGCAAAGTATGCAAGAATGATGCGGGGACAGGTCCTTTCCGTCAAAAAACAGGAGTTTATCCTTTCCGCCATAACAGGAGGAGCCGGAGATTTTCATATAATCCGCAAACATATCGTGCCCAATACAATCGCTCCTCTTCTCGTACTTGCTACAATCGACTTCGGGCATGTAATCCTCTCAATTGCCACACTGAGTTTTCTCGGAATAGGGCTGCCTGCCGATGTCCCGGAATGGGGTGCCATGCTTTCCGCAGGAAAGGAGTTTATGAGGACAGCCCCTTACCAGACGGTCTTTCCTGGGCTTGCCATAACCGTTATTGTGGTTATTTTCAGCATTCTGGGAGACGGTATGAGAGATATCCTTGACCCGAACCGTGAAGGAGGAGAAATCTATTCATGA
- a CDS encoding ABC transporter ATP-binding protein, with translation MPLPVLTINGLAMSFGASEVLKNVSFSVAPGETMGLFGKSGSGKTTIGRCIVWLEKPTGGEILVHGMDILSMRKKEFRKLRPKIQMIFQHPETSLDPRMKAFENLIEPLKLHSGLKKDALLKRGEELAKLTGLRPEHLARYPGQLSGGEIQRIVLARIMALSPDFIVADEPTSMLDVSVQAQILHLMQKLQRETGVSYLLISHDLEVLRKICHRIAYLENGTITSIENINRGIRI, from the coding sequence GTGCCACTTCCAGTCCTTACAATAAACGGACTGGCAATGAGCTTCGGGGCTTCGGAGGTACTCAAAAACGTCAGTTTTTCAGTAGCGCCGGGGGAGACCATGGGGCTTTTCGGAAAAAGCGGGTCAGGAAAAACTACAATTGGAAGGTGCATCGTGTGGCTTGAAAAACCTACGGGAGGGGAAATCCTGGTTCATGGAATGGATATCCTGAGCATGAGAAAAAAGGAGTTTCGGAAACTGCGCCCGAAAATCCAGATGATTTTCCAGCACCCGGAAACCTCCCTTGATCCTCGCATGAAAGCTTTTGAGAACCTTATAGAGCCATTGAAACTTCATTCCGGGCTCAAAAAAGATGCCCTCCTTAAGCGAGGAGAAGAACTGGCAAAACTCACAGGATTGCGCCCGGAACACCTTGCCCGCTATCCGGGCCAGCTCAGCGGAGGGGAAATTCAGAGGATAGTGCTTGCCAGGATTATGGCTTTGTCCCCGGACTTTATCGTTGCTGACGAGCCTACTTCCATGCTTGATGTTTCAGTCCAGGCCCAGATCCTGCATCTTATGCAGAAACTCCAGAGGGAAACAGGGGTCTCCTACCTGCTGATTTCCCACGACCTTGAGGTGTTAAGGAAAATTTGCCACAGGATTGCCTATCTTGAAAACGGGACCATTACCTCAATTGAAAACATAAACAGAGGCATTAGAATATGA
- a CDS encoding ABC transporter ATP-binding protein — protein sequence MSLLEIRDLSIEFPSGENTVKAVSDVSFDVREGEVFGIIGESGSGKSVIGLALLRLLPANATVSGTAFFQGQDLFSLKPSELRKIRGKRISLMPQNPAGALNPVLKNGLQMEEVFEGNGKEKKEGMKKALKLMKQLFLKDPERLCGLYPHQLSGGMRQRLIACMSLSFEPELLIADEPTKGLDPEAKTGAIELFTKIKKEYGKTMLLITHDLDLALEVCDRIAVMYAGEIVELDKASKVLSTPLHPYTKGLVRAQPRNGLVPMSGQSPSRISLPDGCFFHERCRYSGIECSRKHPEMKNHKGGGVRCHFQSLQ from the coding sequence TTGAGCCTGCTTGAAATAAGAGACCTTTCCATAGAATTTCCTTCAGGAGAGAACACGGTAAAAGCCGTTTCTGATGTCTCTTTCGATGTAAGGGAAGGGGAGGTCTTCGGGATTATAGGAGAAAGCGGGTCAGGGAAATCAGTTATCGGACTTGCCCTGCTCAGGCTCCTGCCTGCAAATGCAACGGTTTCGGGAACAGCCTTTTTTCAGGGACAGGACCTTTTTTCCCTTAAACCCTCAGAGCTCCGGAAAATCCGGGGAAAACGGATCTCGCTTATGCCCCAGAATCCGGCTGGCGCCCTTAACCCTGTCCTGAAAAACGGGCTTCAAATGGAGGAAGTGTTCGAAGGGAACGGGAAGGAAAAAAAGGAAGGAATGAAAAAAGCTCTGAAACTGATGAAACAGCTCTTTTTGAAAGATCCAGAAAGACTTTGCGGCCTTTATCCTCACCAGTTATCCGGAGGCATGAGGCAACGGTTGATCGCCTGCATGTCTCTCTCTTTTGAGCCCGAACTTTTGATTGCGGATGAACCTACAAAAGGGCTGGACCCTGAGGCAAAGACAGGAGCTATCGAGCTTTTCACCAAAATAAAAAAAGAGTACGGGAAGACAATGCTCCTGATTACTCACGACCTTGACCTGGCTCTTGAAGTCTGCGATCGCATAGCCGTGATGTATGCAGGAGAGATTGTGGAGCTGGATAAGGCTTCAAAAGTCCTGAGCACACCCCTTCACCCGTATACAAAAGGGCTTGTCCGGGCTCAGCCAAGAAACGGGCTTGTCCCCATGAGCGGACAGAGCCCAAGCAGGATAAGTCTTCCAGACGGCTGTTTTTTTCATGAGAGGTGCAGGTACTCGGGTATTGAATGCTCCAGAAAACACCCTGAAATGAAAAACCATAAAGGAGGCGGAGTAAGGTGCCACTTCCAGTCCTTACAATAA